The Streptomyces griseiscabiei genomic sequence GGTCCAGGGCGCGGGTGAGCGTGCCGTCGTCCGCCCGGACGGCCCGGACGGCCGGGGTGGCGGCACGGGCCAGCTCGTTGACCCTCGCCAGGGAGACGTCGAAGGGGTGCGGGCGCAGTTCGGGGCCGACGCGGACCAACTGGGCGATATGACCGCGGAGTTCCCTGAAGCCGGTCAGCCAGTCGGCGGTGATGTGGTCGAGGGGGGTGGCCCCGGGGACCAGGGCGGCGGCGGTGATCCAGGCGCGCAGGTCGTCCGGGGTGTCGAGGTGCTCGTGGGGGTGGTCGGTGGTGAGGAAGTCCAGGCAGAGGTGGCCGCAGTCGAAGCGGGGCGGGTGTGCCATGCGCCTGTCACCGCCTTGGGGGGGGGACGACCGGGCGGGGGTGTGCCTCAGGGGTACGTACCCCTTGGAGGGCCCGGCCGCACCCGGGGGTGGAACTCGGTGGGGTCCGGCCGGAATTGTTCGCCCCCCCGCCGTGATGCCCACCCAGCCGAAAGATCAGCCCGGACACCTGCGAGGGGATTCGTTGCGCAGCCTCCAGATCTCCTTCCATCGCCGGGCGTGGT encodes the following:
- a CDS encoding CGNR zinc finger domain-containing protein codes for the protein MAHPPRFDCGHLCLDFLTTDHPHEHLDTPDDLRAWITAAALVPGATPLDHITADWLTGFRELRGHIAQLVRVGPELRPHPFDVSLARVNELARAATPAVRAVRADDGTLTRALDRTPDRAALLALLARDTVELLTDPVACAGLRRCAGDNCPVVYVDTSRGRRRRWCSSEVCGNRERVARHRRRAGLARARA